CCTTCGACGCGGCTGCCGTCGGGGTTGGGCGGCAGCATCAGGTTGCGGATGCGCACGTTGGCGAAGGTGCCGCGCACCATCACCTCGTGGTGGCCGCGGCGCGAGCCGTAGGAGTTGAACTCGGCGGGTGCGACACCGCGCTCGAGCAGCCAGTGGCCGGCCGGGCTGGTCTCGCGGAAGGCGCCGGCGGGCGAGATGTGGTCGGTGGTGACCGAGTCGCCGAGCAGCAAGAGGGCGCGTGCGCCACGGATGTCGCCGATGGCGCCGGGCTGGGGCGCGAAATCGTCGAAGAAGGGCGGGCGGGCGATGTAGGTCGACTCGGGCCAGTTGTAGACCTGGCCGACGGGGGCGGCGATCGCGTTCCACAGGTCGTGGTCGCGGGTGAAGTCGGCGTACAGGCGCTGGTAGCTCGCCGGGTCGAGCGCGACCGGCAGCAAGGCTGCGACCTCGTCGGCGCTCGGCCAGAGCTCGCGCAGGAACACCGCTTCGCCGTCGCTGCCGGTGCCCAGCGGCTCGCTCGTGAGGTCGATGTCCACCGTGCCGGCGAGGGCGAAGGCGACCACCAGCGGGGGTGAAGCGAGATAGTTGGCGCGGATGTTGGGGTGGATGCGCGCTTCGAAGTTGCGATTGCCCGACAGCACGGCGGCGACGACGAGATCGTGCTCGATGATCGTCTCGTTGAACTCTGCGGCGAGGTCGCCGGAGTTGCCGATGCAGGTCGTGCACCCGTAGCCGGCCAGCGCGAAGCCGAGCTTCGCCAGCGGCTCGAGCAGGCCGGCGCGGGCCAGGTAGTCGGTGACCACGCGCGAGCCGGGGGCGAGTGAAGTCTTGATGTGCGGCTGCACCGTCAGGCCGCGCGCCACCGCCTTCTGCGCGAGCAGGCCGGCGGCGATCAGCACCGCCGGGTTGCTGGTGTTGGTGCACGAGGTGATGGCGGCGATCAGAACGTCGCCATGGCCGAGCTCGATGTCGTCGCGCCCGCTGGCGAAGCGGTCGACGAGCTGGCCTTCCTCGCGACCGAAGCCGTTGTCGGCGACCGGGGTGGAGAACAGGCGCTCGAACTCGTGGCGCATTGCCGGCAGCGCGATGCGGTCCTGCGGCCGCTTCGGCCCGGCAAGCGAAGGCTCGATCGAGGCGAGGTCGAGCGTCAGCGTGCGGCTGTAGGCGATGTCGCCCGCGCGCGGCATGCCGAACAGCTGCTGGGCGCGGAAATAGGCTTCGAACAGCGCGCATTCGTCCGCGCTGCGCCCGGTCGCGCGCAGGTAGTCGATCGTCCTCGCGTCGACCGGGAAGAAGCCCATCGTTGCGCCGTATTCGGGGGCCATGTTGGCGAGCGTGGCGCGGTCGGGCACCGGCAGGCTGGCCGCGCCGTCGCCGAAGAACTCGACGAACGTGCCGACCACCTTCTCGCGCCGCAGCAGCTCGGTCACGGTGAGCACCAGGTCGGTGGCGGTGGCGCCGGCGGGCAGGGCGCCGTGCAGCTCGACACCGACCACATCCGGGGTCAGGAAGTAGACCGGCTGGCCGAGCATCGCCGCCTCGGCCTCGATCCCGCCCACGCCCCAGCCGACGACGCCGACGCCGTTGATCATCGTGGTGTGGGAGTCGGTGCCGACCAGGGTGTCGGGGAAATACACCTCGCCCTCGCGGCGCACGCCGCGGAACAGGTATTCGAGGTTCACCTGATGGACGATGCCAATGCCCGGCGGCACCACGCGGAAGGTGTCGAAGGCCTGCATGCCCCACTTCATGAACTGGTAGCGCTCGCGGTTGCGTGCGAACTCGAGCTC
The window above is part of the Thauera aromatica K172 genome. Proteins encoded here:
- the acnA gene encoding aconitate hydratase AcnA, whose amino-acid sequence is MSASPFPSLQTFTTPAGTRGRFHSLPALEAAGIGPVSRLPVSIRIILEALLRHCDGGRVGAAHVRELANWRPNAPRTAEIPFVVARVVLQDFTGVPLLADLAAMRDVALQQGREPKRIEPRVPVDLVVDHSVQVDHYGSPDALRRNMELEFARNRERYQFMKWGMQAFDTFRVVPPGIGIVHQVNLEYLFRGVRREGEVYFPDTLVGTDSHTTMINGVGVVGWGVGGIEAEAAMLGQPVYFLTPDVVGVELHGALPAGATATDLVLTVTELLRREKVVGTFVEFFGDGAASLPVPDRATLANMAPEYGATMGFFPVDARTIDYLRATGRSADECALFEAYFRAQQLFGMPRAGDIAYSRTLTLDLASIEPSLAGPKRPQDRIALPAMRHEFERLFSTPVADNGFGREEGQLVDRFASGRDDIELGHGDVLIAAITSCTNTSNPAVLIAAGLLAQKAVARGLTVQPHIKTSLAPGSRVVTDYLARAGLLEPLAKLGFALAGYGCTTCIGNSGDLAAEFNETIIEHDLVVAAVLSGNRNFEARIHPNIRANYLASPPLVVAFALAGTVDIDLTSEPLGTGSDGEAVFLRELWPSADEVAALLPVALDPASYQRLYADFTRDHDLWNAIAAPVGQVYNWPESTYIARPPFFDDFAPQPGAIGDIRGARALLLLGDSVTTDHISPAGAFRETSPAGHWLLERGVAPAEFNSYGSRRGHHEVMVRGTFANVRIRNLMLPPNPDGSRVEGGYTLVDGEQTTVYEAAMTHRTRGTPTVVFAGEEYGTGSSRDWAAKGTALLGVKAVIAQSFERIHRSNLVGMGVLPLQFEAGDSWPDLGLSGTETFDITGIGAGLKPQQALTLTIRDAAGGTRDVPLRCRIDTPIEVEYYRHGGILHYVLRAILAA